In a single window of the Streptomyces sp. CGMCC 4.7035 genome:
- a CDS encoding glycosyltransferase family 4 protein has translation MPQHVPSSLRASALPRALQHPQALPPQPRRIVFLARRDLGNPAAGGSELLVDRLADGLTGLGHQVTLLCGGPAAYRDYRVVSAGGDLGHYLRARPALHRQVGDCDLLVEVCNGMPYLAPLWHHGPTLCLVNHVHTDLWRMRFGGPLAPAARIGRRLEHWALAGAQRDNLLVAVSPSTAHALGAIGVERDRIRVVHNGVEEPGPLAAKSPEPLFVAMGRLVEYKRIDLLLRLWERVRPVTGGRLVIVGDGPERERLQHLAGPGVEFTGHVSEPEKHRLLCAAWILLHPSAVEGWGLVVTEAAVRETPAIAFDVPGLRDSVTDGETGVLAHGESSFAAAWCTLALSNDRRRLMGKAARDHAARYRWNRTVRQFRAVATEAVRGWAP, from the coding sequence ATGCCCCAGCACGTGCCGTCCTCGCTGCGCGCCTCCGCCCTCCCGCGCGCGCTGCAACACCCCCAGGCGCTCCCCCCACAACCGCGCCGCATCGTCTTCCTCGCCCGCCGTGATCTCGGCAACCCGGCGGCGGGCGGCTCCGAACTGCTCGTGGACCGCCTCGCCGACGGCCTCACGGGCCTCGGCCACCAGGTCACCCTGCTGTGCGGTGGCCCGGCGGCGTATCGCGACTACCGGGTCGTCTCGGCGGGCGGCGACCTGGGCCACTATCTGCGCGCCCGGCCGGCGCTCCACCGCCAGGTCGGCGACTGCGACCTGCTGGTCGAGGTGTGCAACGGCATGCCGTACCTGGCCCCGCTGTGGCACCACGGCCCGACGCTGTGCCTGGTCAACCACGTTCACACGGACCTGTGGCGGATGCGGTTCGGCGGTCCGCTGGCACCGGCGGCGCGGATCGGCCGAAGACTGGAACACTGGGCTCTGGCGGGCGCACAGCGCGACAACCTGCTGGTCGCCGTCTCCCCGTCGACGGCCCACGCGCTGGGCGCGATCGGCGTCGAGCGAGACCGCATCCGGGTGGTGCACAACGGCGTCGAGGAGCCGGGACCGCTGGCCGCGAAGTCTCCCGAGCCGCTGTTCGTGGCGATGGGCCGGCTCGTCGAGTACAAACGGATCGATCTGCTGCTGCGGCTGTGGGAGCGGGTCCGTCCGGTCACCGGCGGCCGCCTGGTGATCGTCGGCGACGGACCCGAGCGGGAGCGCCTGCAGCACCTGGCCGGTCCCGGCGTGGAGTTCACGGGCCACGTCTCCGAACCCGAGAAGCACCGGCTGCTGTGCGCCGCCTGGATCCTGCTGCACCCCTCCGCGGTCGAGGGCTGGGGCCTGGTGGTGACGGAGGCGGCGGTGCGCGAGACCCCGGCGATCGCCTTCGACGTGCCCGGCCTGCGCGACTCCGTCACGGACGGCGAGACGGGCGTGCTGGCGCACGGCGAATCGTCCTTCGCGGCGGCCTGGTGCACCCTCGCACTGAGCAACGACCGCCGCCGTCTGATGGGCAAGGCAGCCCGCGACCACGCGGCCCGCTACCGCTGGAACCGCACGGTCCGCCAGTTCAGAGCGGTGGCGACGGAGGCGGTGAGGGGCTGGGCACCATGA
- a CDS encoding Trm112 family protein, with protein sequence MNLDDPLLKILACPLDKGPLHLLLDEGDKDADTPEALYNPRLHRRYPIVDGIPQLLPTSGEQVSEDEHERLLKRMAP encoded by the coding sequence GTGAACCTCGACGACCCACTGCTGAAGATCCTGGCCTGCCCCCTGGACAAGGGCCCGCTGCACCTGCTTCTCGACGAAGGCGACAAGGACGCGGACACCCCCGAGGCCCTCTACAACCCGCGCCTGCACCGCCGTTACCCGATCGTCGACGGGATACCCCAGCTGCTGCCCACCTCCGGCGAGCAGGTGAGCGAGGACGAGCACGAGCGGCTGCTGAAGCGGATGGCGCCATGA
- a CDS encoding alpha-(1->3)-arabinofuranosyltransferase, whose translation MTTTVQAPPPAAFRTTEATSGPPEGPRSRRWLLGFWAVVFVLFLAVHPGRQTFDTKLGVTVDPWQFLSDLGQLWHDRGGFGGLQDQYTGYLWPMLPYYALAKLIHLPLWLAERLWMSIVVAIAFWGALRLAERLRAGTSASRLLGAVAYALWPVFTIVVGSTSAAALPGAFLPWVLLPLTNERHSARVAAFRSALVVPFMGGVNAASTLASLLPVGLYLLSRPRGPRRRKLIGWWVLGVVLATAWWVVPLLLLGLYGENFLPYVESARTTTDTMSATESLRGAGNWVAYLHFGEAWLPAGWTVASSVIVIVCSALAAGLGLAGLARRDMPERRWLVLTVLVVALVTLAGYGGAFGAPFHGTVQDWLDGWLSPFRNVYKFQPGLALALVLGLAHLVGIAAETRGARPVRGRRFAPLIAAILVVPGLAWPYLNGSILQQGSFQRLPEYWQTTADWLKKYSPDSRALVVPATAHGIYTWGSPIDQPLDVLADSRWAQRDYVPFGTAGNRRAMDAVEQALMTGGEVPGLADYLSRAGLYYVVVRNDLDPDQIGYVPTTTVKRTLEQSGYRRVTGFGPVMTGGRIANDTPLQVEGLYPRQRAVEIYEPVSEDVLRPGQARLMPVADTAVVSGGPEALLPLAADPTMRGRAAVLTGDNTPGLGTSPVQVVGDGLRRADTRFGLVDANTSYTYTREEKNAPDAAQDPGEQPHQILPTKGLDHQTVAELRGARSVTASSSGNWLFHLPQYDPVNAFDGNPDTAWAEGAPGSADGQWLRIAFTGSVDMPSSFKVTPLPQDAVRAAATRIRVETETGSVTSPLRPDGMTQSVKARPGATSWLKITILDSVERKAGLTGAGFSEIRIPGVQVTRLLRLPTDADDSGASAEIVSLHRASDPTGLSPTGTEAGLHRRFTVSAAGTYEVKASAAPIAGEALDKLLYRVAPDQKSRITATADSTAKLGTGLSARNLTDGDLTTAWIAGNRPTIHLDWPDKQPVSSIVLAPAGGLSSRPTKVEISSPDGAAIAGVDENGWVRFDPITTNHLDITVVETAPVTVHNPVANENLSLPVGLTEAYIPALDRYRTPQPLPTRKFSLPCGQGPTLAIDGKLYATSAKGTVRDLVGRRKVDLTLCRQNRADPSVDLGSGTHRVEAGDAGPLTVTDVTLTRGAVTEPGTAGRDLRVVDWLGDRREVTVGSGVASYLTTYENYNKGWQATLNGEKLTPVRLDGWQQGWRLPDGAGGTVELSYAPATTYEAGLIGGGVGVAVLAFFVLWRRRSPNPDEPMPMPPGAGVWLGAVALTLVGAVIAGPLALLVPLLALVAWKRHALLVPIAFVALAGAGIATATGAGTPPAASEGAFGPAAQLLALIGLFAALVSVREPAGLVGEGAVEGPSEAPTEPLPRRQPGASPLGTGGAEQAAGNTISARGPGVEKGKDGTT comes from the coding sequence ATGACGACCACGGTCCAGGCCCCTCCTCCGGCAGCCTTCCGCACCACCGAGGCGACCTCGGGCCCACCGGAGGGCCCGAGGTCGCGTCGCTGGCTGCTGGGGTTCTGGGCCGTGGTGTTCGTGCTGTTCCTGGCCGTGCACCCGGGACGGCAGACCTTCGACACCAAGCTCGGGGTCACCGTCGACCCGTGGCAGTTCCTGTCCGACCTCGGCCAGTTGTGGCACGACCGGGGCGGCTTCGGCGGCCTCCAGGACCAGTACACCGGCTACCTCTGGCCGATGCTGCCGTACTACGCGCTCGCCAAGCTGATCCACCTGCCGCTCTGGCTCGCCGAGCGGCTGTGGATGTCGATCGTCGTCGCCATCGCCTTCTGGGGCGCGCTCAGGCTGGCCGAGCGACTGCGCGCAGGCACGTCCGCGTCCCGGCTGCTCGGCGCCGTGGCGTACGCGCTGTGGCCGGTGTTCACGATCGTCGTCGGCTCGACGTCGGCCGCCGCGCTGCCGGGCGCCTTCCTGCCCTGGGTGCTGCTGCCGCTGACGAACGAGCGCCACAGCGCCCGCGTCGCCGCCTTCCGCTCGGCGCTGGTCGTGCCGTTCATGGGCGGGGTCAACGCGGCCTCGACCCTCGCGTCCCTGCTCCCCGTCGGCCTCTACCTCCTCTCCCGCCCGCGCGGCCCCCGCCGGCGCAAGCTGATCGGCTGGTGGGTGCTCGGCGTGGTCCTGGCGACGGCGTGGTGGGTGGTCCCGCTGCTGCTGCTCGGCCTCTACGGCGAGAACTTCCTCCCCTACGTGGAGAGCGCGCGGACCACGACGGACACCATGTCAGCCACGGAGTCCCTGCGGGGCGCCGGGAACTGGGTGGCGTACCTGCACTTCGGCGAGGCCTGGCTACCGGCTGGCTGGACCGTGGCGTCCTCGGTGATCGTGATCGTCTGCTCGGCGCTCGCGGCGGGTCTTGGCCTCGCGGGTCTGGCGAGACGGGACATGCCGGAGCGGCGCTGGCTGGTGCTGACCGTGCTGGTGGTCGCGCTCGTCACGCTGGCCGGGTACGGCGGCGCGTTCGGCGCCCCCTTCCACGGCACGGTCCAGGACTGGCTGGACGGCTGGCTGTCCCCCTTCCGCAACGTCTACAAGTTCCAGCCGGGGCTCGCGCTCGCGCTGGTCCTCGGCCTCGCCCACCTCGTGGGCATCGCCGCCGAGACCCGCGGTGCCCGTCCGGTCCGGGGCCGCCGTTTCGCCCCGCTGATCGCCGCGATCCTCGTCGTACCCGGGCTCGCCTGGCCGTACCTCAACGGCTCGATCCTCCAGCAGGGTTCGTTCCAGCGACTGCCCGAGTACTGGCAGACCACGGCCGACTGGCTGAAGAAGTACTCCCCCGACTCCCGCGCCCTCGTCGTCCCGGCGACCGCGCACGGCATCTACACCTGGGGCTCCCCCATCGACCAGCCCCTCGACGTGCTCGCCGACTCCCGCTGGGCACAGCGGGACTACGTCCCCTTCGGCACCGCCGGCAACCGGCGCGCGATGGACGCGGTCGAGCAGGCGTTGATGACGGGCGGCGAGGTCCCGGGCCTCGCCGACTACCTCAGCCGGGCCGGGCTGTACTACGTCGTCGTACGCAACGACCTCGACCCCGACCAGATCGGTTACGTACCGACCACGACCGTGAAACGCACCCTGGAGCAGTCCGGCTACCGGCGCGTGACCGGTTTCGGCCCCGTCATGACGGGCGGGCGGATCGCGAACGACACCCCCTTGCAGGTCGAGGGCCTCTACCCGCGCCAGCGGGCCGTGGAGATCTACGAACCGGTGAGCGAGGACGTGCTCAGGCCCGGTCAGGCCCGCTTGATGCCGGTCGCCGACACCGCCGTCGTCTCCGGCGGCCCCGAGGCGCTGCTGCCGCTCGCCGCCGACCCGACGATGCGGGGCCGCGCCGCCGTGCTCACCGGCGACAACACCCCGGGCCTGGGCACATCGCCGGTGCAGGTGGTGGGCGACGGACTGCGCCGCGCCGACACCCGCTTCGGCCTGGTCGACGCCAACACGTCGTACACGTACACACGCGAGGAGAAGAACGCCCCGGACGCCGCCCAGGACCCGGGTGAGCAGCCGCATCAGATCCTGCCGACGAAGGGCCTCGACCACCAGACGGTCGCGGAACTGCGCGGCGCCCGCTCGGTGACGGCGTCCTCCAGCGGCAACTGGCTCTTCCACCTGCCGCAGTACGACCCGGTGAACGCCTTCGACGGCAACCCGGACACCGCCTGGGCGGAGGGCGCGCCCGGCTCGGCGGACGGGCAGTGGCTGCGGATCGCGTTCACGGGGTCCGTGGACATGCCGTCGTCGTTCAAGGTGACCCCGCTGCCGCAGGACGCGGTGCGCGCGGCGGCCACCCGGATCCGGGTGGAGACGGAGACAGGGTCGGTCACCAGCCCGCTCCGGCCCGACGGCATGACGCAGAGCGTCAAGGCCCGCCCAGGAGCGACGAGTTGGCTGAAGATCACCATCCTCGACTCGGTGGAGCGCAAGGCCGGCCTGACGGGCGCGGGCTTCTCGGAGATCAGGATCCCCGGCGTCCAGGTCACCCGGCTCCTCCGGCTCCCCACGGACGCGGACGACTCCGGCGCGAGTGCCGAGATCGTCTCGCTGCACCGCGCCTCCGACCCCACCGGGCTCTCCCCTACGGGCACGGAGGCGGGCCTGCACCGGCGCTTCACGGTGTCGGCGGCGGGGACGTACGAGGTGAAGGCGAGCGCGGCGCCGATCGCGGGTGAGGCACTGGACAAGCTGCTGTACCGGGTGGCGCCCGACCAGAAGAGCCGCATCACGGCGACGGCGGACTCCACGGCGAAGCTGGGCACCGGCCTCTCGGCGCGCAACCTCACCGACGGTGACCTGACCACGGCGTGGATCGCCGGGAACCGGCCGACGATCCACCTCGACTGGCCCGACAAACAGCCGGTGAGTTCGATCGTGCTCGCCCCGGCGGGTGGTCTGTCCAGCCGCCCGACAAAGGTCGAGATCAGCTCGCCGGACGGCGCGGCGATCGCCGGCGTCGACGAGAACGGCTGGGTCCGCTTCGATCCGATCACCACGAACCACCTGGACATCACGGTGGTGGAAACGGCCCCGGTGACCGTCCACAACCCGGTCGCGAACGAGAACCTGAGCCTGCCGGTCGGCCTGACGGAGGCGTACATCCCGGCGCTTGACCGGTATCGCACCCCACAGCCGCTCCCGACAAGGAAGTTCTCGCTGCCGTGCGGTCAGGGCCCGACGCTGGCGATCGACGGAAAGCTGTACGCGACGAGCGCGAAGGGGACGGTACGGGACCTGGTGGGGCGCCGGAAGGTGGACCTGACGCTCTGCCGGCAGAACCGGGCGGACCCGTCCGTCGACCTCGGCTCGGGCACGCATCGGGTGGAGGCGGGCGACGCCGGACCGCTGACGGTGACGGACGTGACGCTGACGCGGGGAGCGGTCACCGAGCCGGGGACCGCGGGCCGCGACCTGCGGGTCGTCGACTGGCTGGGCGACCGCCGCGAGGTGACGGTCGGCTCGGGCGTGGCCTCGTACCTGACGACGTACGAGAACTACAACAAGGGCTGGCAAGCCACGCTGAACGGCGAGAAGCTCACACCGGTACGGCTCGACGGCTGGCAGCAGGGCTGGCGGCTCCCGGACGGCGCGGGCGGCACGGTCGAGCTGTCGTACGCGCCCGCGACGACGTACGAGGCCGGGCTGATCGGCGGCGGGGTCGGCGTGGCCGTACTGGCCTTCTTCGTCCTGTGGCGACGCCGCTCACCGAACCCCGACGAGCCGATGCCGATGCCGCCGGGTGCCGGGGTGTGGCTCGGCGCGGTGGCGCTGACGCTGGTCGGCGCCGTGATCGCGGGCCCCCTGGCCCTCCTTGTCCCCTTGCTGGCACTAGTGGCCTGGAAGCGCCACGCGTTGCTCGTCCCGATCGCGTTCGTGGCACTCGCCGGGGCGGGGATCGCGACGGCGACGGGAGCGGGGACGCCTCCGGCGGCGAGCGAGGGAGCGTTCGGGCCCGCAGCCCAACTGCTCGCGCTGATCGGGCTGTTCGCCGCACTGGTGAGCGTGCGGGAGCCTGCGGGGCTGGTGGGTGAGGGCGCGGTCGAAGGGCCATCGGAGGCCCCGACGGAGCCGCTGCCGCGTAGGCAGCCGGGAGCGAGCCCACTGGGAACCGGCGGGGCCGAGCAAGCCGCGGGCAACACGATCTCGGCGCGCGGCCCGGGTGTGGAGAAGGGGAAGGACGGTACGACATGA
- a CDS encoding class I SAM-dependent methyltransferase, protein MKDPSIRRSLALFRAFRREQDDPVACYSLLARDAADQVEAYDGPVRERTVVDVGGGGGYFTAEFRRRGAHAYLFEPDVQELGPKPPAGAVIADGYLLPLADGIADIAFSSNVLEHVADPQTFLSELVRVTRPGGLIYVSFTNWLSPWGGHEWAPWHYLGAERARARYHRRTGKPAKHTLGENLFAVHIGPTLRQVRARDDVTVVSARSRYWPFLASAVAKAPGLREFATWNLLLILRRCPP, encoded by the coding sequence CTGAAGGACCCCTCCATCCGCCGCTCCCTCGCCCTCTTCCGTGCCTTCCGGCGTGAGCAGGACGATCCCGTCGCCTGCTACTCACTCCTCGCGCGGGACGCCGCCGATCAGGTGGAGGCGTACGACGGCCCGGTGCGGGAGCGCACGGTCGTGGATGTGGGCGGCGGGGGCGGCTACTTCACCGCCGAGTTCCGACGGCGCGGCGCGCACGCGTACCTCTTCGAGCCGGACGTACAGGAGCTCGGACCGAAGCCGCCCGCCGGGGCGGTGATCGCCGACGGCTATCTGCTGCCCCTGGCGGACGGGATCGCCGACATCGCCTTCTCCTCCAATGTGCTGGAGCACGTCGCCGACCCGCAGACCTTCCTCAGCGAGCTGGTCCGGGTGACCCGCCCCGGCGGCCTGATCTACGTGTCGTTCACCAACTGGCTCTCCCCGTGGGGCGGTCACGAGTGGGCGCCCTGGCACTACCTGGGCGCCGAACGGGCCCGGGCCCGCTACCACCGTCGTACCGGGAAGCCCGCCAAGCACACCCTCGGCGAGAACCTCTTCGCCGTGCACATCGGACCCACCCTGCGGCAGGTGCGCGCCCGCGACGACGTCACGGTCGTCTCGGCGCGCTCCCGCTACTGGCCGTTCCTCGCGTCCGCCGTCGCGAAGGCGCCGGGACTGCGCGAGTTCGCCACCTGGAACCTCCTTCTCATCCTCCGGCGGTGTCCCCCATGA
- a CDS encoding condensation protein, with product MTTVEHPVRRRPQRIPFPVVDEVSRHCVQEEEPETVHIEVHLPGRLDPSRLRNAFLEALHRHPRILMREAPGHWYSRRYEWELTPDPEVEVVTFPPPGKSALRDARTRALSQAPPLTLSPPIRLEVVTEVAAGSRADLAAGSRADLAAGSRAAGAARVGAAAPRTAEWRNHPPGTPTPGHPHNTGTVLLLTINHTALDGPACLRILATAAELYGGKDNSPTAPPVRTPETAQLPPDTPSPWAPPARVAPGTPESSPGNGLLVTELPLPHRPKSAPYTVNDQLMVTTALTIAHWNKEHGTRPHRPLRITMPVDDRPRDTTMPIGNGTRLVEVPFSPAELADHDLPALLHRTAQRTRALKSLPRPQLGHGAALLATPWAPVAWRAALTRALRRAATPWTSTTLLSNIGRVPYPLDFGDEAGRAHAVWFSAPARMPRGLTVTTASTAGRLHLALRWSHDLLSHGDGAHLRDLFEHYLHTTEAGTA from the coding sequence ATGACCACGGTGGAACACCCGGTGCGCCGCCGCCCGCAGCGGATCCCGTTCCCGGTGGTGGACGAGGTGTCCCGGCACTGCGTCCAGGAGGAGGAACCGGAGACGGTCCACATCGAGGTCCACCTCCCCGGCCGCCTCGACCCGTCCCGCCTGCGCAACGCGTTCCTGGAGGCCCTGCACCGCCACCCCCGCATCCTGATGCGCGAGGCACCGGGCCACTGGTACAGCCGCCGCTACGAATGGGAACTGACGCCGGACCCGGAGGTGGAGGTGGTGACTTTCCCGCCTCCGGGCAAGAGCGCCCTACGGGACGCCAGGACGAGGGCCCTGTCCCAGGCCCCACCACTGACCCTGTCCCCACCGATACGCCTGGAGGTGGTAACCGAGGTAGCTGCGGGCAGTCGCGCCGACCTCGCTGCGGGCAGTCGTGCCGACCTCGCTGCGGGCAGTCGTGCCGCTGGGGCGGCACGGGTGGGCGCTGCGGCACCTCGAACCGCCGAGTGGCGGAACCACCCCCCGGGCACCCCCACCCCCGGGCACCCCCACAACACCGGCACCGTCCTCCTCCTCACCATCAACCACACAGCCCTGGACGGCCCCGCCTGCCTCCGCATCCTCGCCACCGCAGCGGAGCTGTACGGCGGCAAGGACAACTCACCCACCGCTCCCCCCGTACGCACGCCGGAAACCGCACAGTTGCCCCCGGACACCCCGTCCCCCTGGGCCCCTCCGGCCCGAGTAGCCCCGGGAACCCCGGAGTCCTCCCCCGGCAACGGCCTCCTCGTCACCGAACTCCCCCTCCCCCACCGCCCGAAATCCGCCCCCTACACCGTGAACGACCAGCTCATGGTCACCACGGCCCTGACCATCGCCCACTGGAACAAGGAACACGGCACCCGCCCCCACCGCCCCCTCCGCATCACCATGCCCGTCGACGACCGCCCCCGCGACACCACTATGCCCATCGGCAACGGCACACGCCTGGTCGAAGTGCCCTTCAGCCCGGCCGAGCTGGCGGACCACGACCTCCCCGCCCTCCTCCACCGCACCGCACAGCGAACCCGCGCCCTCAAGTCCCTCCCCCGCCCCCAACTGGGCCACGGAGCGGCCCTCCTGGCCACCCCGTGGGCCCCCGTGGCCTGGCGCGCCGCCCTCACCCGCGCGCTCCGCCGTGCCGCCACCCCCTGGACCTCGACCACCCTGCTCAGCAACATCGGCCGCGTCCCCTACCCCCTGGACTTCGGCGACGAGGCCGGCCGCGCCCACGCTGTCTGGTTCTCGGCGCCCGCCCGCATGCCCCGCGGCCTCACGGTCACCACCGCCTCCACCGCGGGCCGCCTGCACCTCGCCCTGCGCTGGTCCCACGATCTGCTCAGCCACGGCGACGGCGCCCACCTCCGCGACCTGTTCGAGCACTACCTGCACACCACGGAGGCAGGCACAGCATGA
- a CDS encoding class I SAM-dependent methyltransferase, whose amino-acid sequence MTTTTPARRRDLRDFYEDPSVPVASGTPRSLRQARMLAAALGPAATGGAKTVLDIGCGDGTAAATAAPFLAGHRIVGVDWSQDALRRARTRLPYTVRGELTDGGLPFGTGSADAVLFSEVIEHLVDPDSALDEIRRVLRPGGHLMLSTPNLAAWYNRALLLAGVQPVFSEVSLRAIHGRPGREVVGHLRLSTARALREFVAAAGFDVVRLRGAPFHGVPRPLRPLDRLACAVPSAASILLLHARRT is encoded by the coding sequence ATGACGACGACCACACCGGCCCGCCGCCGCGACCTCCGCGACTTCTACGAGGACCCGTCCGTCCCCGTCGCCTCCGGCACCCCCCGCAGCCTGCGTCAGGCCCGCATGCTGGCCGCCGCCCTCGGCCCGGCCGCCACGGGTGGCGCGAAGACCGTCCTGGACATCGGCTGCGGGGACGGCACTGCGGCCGCCACGGCCGCCCCGTTCCTCGCCGGTCACCGCATCGTCGGCGTCGACTGGTCCCAGGACGCCCTCAGACGGGCGCGCACCCGGCTGCCGTACACGGTCCGCGGCGAACTCACCGACGGCGGGCTGCCGTTCGGCACAGGCTCCGCCGACGCGGTCCTGTTCAGCGAGGTCATCGAGCATCTCGTCGACCCGGACTCCGCCCTGGACGAGATCCGCCGCGTGCTGCGCCCGGGGGGCCACCTCATGCTCTCCACCCCGAACCTCGCCGCCTGGTACAACCGCGCCCTGCTGCTGGCCGGTGTGCAGCCCGTCTTCTCGGAGGTGAGCCTGCGCGCGATCCACGGCCGCCCCGGCAGGGAGGTCGTCGGCCACCTGCGGCTCTCCACCGCCCGCGCCCTGCGGGAGTTCGTCGCCGCGGCCGGCTTCGACGTCGTACGGTTGCGGGGCGCGCCCTTCCACGGCGTACCGCGTCCGCTGCGCCCGCTGGACCGCCTGGCCTGCGCCGTACCATCGGCGGCCTCCATCCTCCTGCTGCACGCGCGAAGGACCTAG